The Phycisphaerales bacterium genome segment TCTGGCGGCGGAACGGAATCAGCCATTCCTGAGCAGTCGGGAGGTTTTTGCGCTCAAGACCGGGAAGGACAAGGAGATGCTGGCGAAGTTCGGCGTGGCGGGGGTGGAGGAGCGGCGGGGGATGCTGGCGAAGGTGGCCGCGCTGCCGCTGACGGAGGACGCGGCGGAGGAGTGGACGGACCCAACGGAGATCGAGCGGGTCGGGTGGTTCGCGAGCGCGACGGAGTGCTGCCGCGTGATGATGGACCTGCACCGGCTGACGCAGAAGGAAGGCATGGAGCCGCTATCGGAGGCGCTGGAGTCAAACCGGGGGGTGAAGCTGAGCCAGGAGTTATGGCCACGGGCCTGGTACAAGGGCGGGGACGAGCCGGGCGTGCTGAACATGACGTGGCTGTTGGAGCGGGACGACGGGCGGCTGTTCGTGATGTCGATCGGGTGGAACAACCCCAAAGGCGAGGTGAAGGAGGCGCGCCTGCTGGACCTGGCGCTGGCGGCGATCCGGCTGCTGGGCGAGGAGGGGCGGAAGAGAGAGCCGGCTCCTGCGCCGCGGCCCAAGGTTGATCCGAACGCGGCGAACTGACGGGATTTGATCATCGGTGCGCGGGGCTGCCGATACAGGGGGCGTGATCCGCACCCCCCAGTCGCAGCGCGCGCCGTACCTGGTTGATCCGGGGTGGTTGTTCCTGCTGGCGGGGCTGGCGCTGCTGGCGGCGACGGTGCTGATCCCGGCAGCGGATGATCTGGCGGCGACCAAGTTCCAGCGCGAGCGGGCGCTGGCGATCGAGAAGCACCGGCTGGAGCGGCTGGCGCGGTACGAGGAGTACCTCGCGGCCCTGGACAACAAGGACCCGTCGCTGGTGCTGTCGCTGGCGGCGAGCCAGTTGAATGAGATCCCTGAGGACCGGGCCCCGATCCCGGGGCAGCGGGGGGCGCTGGGGGCGATGGCGGACGCGTCGGTGTTCCCGAGCCTGGAGCCGCCGGCTTTGAAACTGCCGGAGCGGGTGCAGGACGACTCGATCCTGGAACGGTGGACCAACGGCGAGCGGTCGCGCTTGTGGCTGATCGTGGCGGGGGCCGCGTGCGTGTTGGTGGGGCTGCTGCCGGCGAGCGGGGGGTGGGGGCACCCGGCGCGGAAGCACCCTTATCTGGAGTAGTTGGGGGAGACACGATCATGAGGACATGATCGTGGCACTACGCTTCGGAGTGGCCCAGACGTTCCCGAGGTCCCGCCGGCTGACGCACGACAACGAGTACGCGGCGGTGTACGGCGCGCGGGTGAAGCGGACGCTGGGGCCGCTGACGATGTTCACTTTGCCCAACGCGTTGCCGCACCCGCGGTTAGGGCTGTCGATCCGCAAGTTCGGGCTGGCGACGACGCGGAATCGGCTGAAGCGGCACCTGCGGGAGGCGTTTCGGCTGGCGCAGGGGGAGCTGCCGCGGCATGAGGGCGGTAGCTATGACCTGGTGGTGACGGCGCGGGACCATGAGGAGCTGCCGCTGGAGGAGTACCGGCGGCTGCTGGTGGATCTGGGGGGGAGTTTGGATCGCGAGTGGCGGCGGAGGCGGGGGTGATGGGCTGTCCCGGGTGTCAGAAGGAAGCGTCGCCCCCGGGAGTCGATCTGCCCGGGCGTGCGAGCGTGTGGTCGATCCCGTTTGAGCTGCTGATCCGGCTGTACCAGATCACGCTCTCGCGGTTCCTTGGCGGGCAGTGCCGGTACTGGCCGACGTGCTCGCACTATGGGCTGAAAGCTTACCGGTCGCACGGTGTGGTGCGCGGGACGTGGCTGACGGCGCGGCGGGTGCTGCGCTGCCACCCTTTCGCCAAGGGGGGTTACGACCCGGTGCCTCCTGTAAGTGGCGATTGAGGGGATTTCCGCCGACAAAGCGCAGCAGGCGTGATAAGGTTTGCTCTTGCTAACGCACTCACGTTCAGCTGTGGTGTGAACGGGTGCGGCATGGGGCGACCATGAGCCGACTGCCTGCGGAGAAACGACGGGAGCAGCTACTGGACTGCGCGGCGGACCTGTTCGCCAAGAGCGGGTACGCGCGGGCGACGACGGCGGAGCTGGCCAAGGCGGCCGGCGTGACCGAGCCGATCATCTACCGGCACTTCAACAGCAAGCGGGACCTGTTCATCGCGCTGATCGAGCGGACGGCGAAGGCGACGCTGGACCACTGGGAGCAGCGGCTGGCCGACGCGAGCGACCCGGCGGAACGTCTGCGGAGGCTGATCGGCGACAACCCGATGGTGAGCAGCGAGGGCGCGGCGCCGTACCGCGTGCTGCTGCAGGCGATCACCGAGGTGAACGACCCGGAGATCAACAAGGCGGTGTCGGACCACTTCAAGAACCTGCACGCGTTCCTGGCGCGGGAGCTCAAGCGGGCGCAGGACGAGCGGAAGGTGATGAGGGTGTTCTCGGCGGACCTGATCGCGTGGACCCTGATCCACGTGGGGCTGGGCTACGGCGTGCTGGTGGCGATGGGCGTGCCGGGCGCGGGCGAGGACGCCGAGGGGCATCACGTGCAGGGCATGCTGGAGCGGTTGATTGTGGGGCGGCACGAGGATTGAGCGCGTGCCATAGGACTCATAGGACTCATACGAACGCGGCTGTTGCCTAGTGCACCGCCTCGGTGACGCGGAGGACTTCGCTCACGGTGGTGAGGCCCTTGGCGACCTTGCGCATGCCGTCGGCTCTCAGGGTGACCATGCCGCGTTCGATGCAGAGGCGGCGGAACTCGGCGACGTTGGGGTTGCGGGCGATGATGTCGCGGAGCTGGTCGTCGACGGTGAGGAGCTCGTAAATGCCCACGCGCCCGGAGTAGCCGCAGTTGCGGCAGCGGTCGCAGCCCTTGGGGGACCAGACCTCGTCGGCGTCGAAGCTGTGCATCGCGAGGAAGTCGGCCATCTCTTCGGTGGGCTTGGTCAGGTGCTTGCAGTGGGTGCAGAGGCGGCGGATCAGGCGCTGGGCGAGCACGGCATTGACGGCGGCGCCGACAAGGAAGGGCTCCAGGCCGATGTTGACCAGGCGCGTGATGGAGCTGGGGGCGTCGTTGGTGTGGAGGGTGGAGAGGACGAGGTGGCCGGTGAGGGCGGCCTGCACGGCGATGTGGGCGGTCTCGTGGTCGCGGATTTCGCCCAGCATGATGACGTCGGGGTCCTGGCGGAGGAGGGAGCGCAGGGCCGTGGCGAAGGTCATGCCGATTTTTTCGTGCATCTGCGTCTGGGTGATGCCGTCGAGGTGGTACTCGATGGGGTCCTCGACGGTGCAGACGTTCATGGAGTTCTTGTCGAGCTGGCGGAGGGAGGCGTAGAGGGTGGTGGTCTTGCCCGAGCCGGTGGGGCCGGTGACGAGGACGATGCCGTGGGGGGCGTCGACCTGCTTTTTCCAGATGGTGTAGGTGTTCTCGTCGAAGCCCAGGTTCTCGAGCTCGACGTTGATGGAGCGGGTGTCGAGGATTCGCATGACCACCTTCTCGCCGTAGCCGGTGGGGAGGGTGGACATGCGGAGGTCGAGCTTGCGGTTGGCGACGGTGCAGCGGATGCGGCCATCCTGGGGGAGGCGGCGCTCGGCGATATCGAGGTTGGCCATGATCTTGAGGCGGGAGACGATGGCCGGGCCCATGGAGACGGGCGGGTTCATCATCTCGAAGAGCTCGCCGTCGATGCGGAATCGGACCTTGAGCTTCTTCTCGGCGGGCTCGATGTGGATATCGCTGGCGCCCTCCTTGACGGCGGTCTGGATGATGTAGTTGGCGAAGCGGATGACCGGGCTCTCGCCGGCGATCTTCTCGAGGTCCACCTCGTCCTGCGACTTCTTCTCGACCTGGACGTCGTTCTCGCTGACCTCGGAGAGGATCTGGTTGACGTCGTCGGTGGGCTCGTCGTTCTTGCCGCCGCCGAGGATCTCGAAGGCGCCCTTGAGGTCGAAGGCGGGGACGAGGACGATCTTGACGCCGGTGGTGCCCAGGGCCTTGCGGACCTCGTCGAGCAGGAAGACGTTGTCGGCCTGCGTGGTGCCGATGATGACGCGGCTGCCCTCCGTGCGGAGGGGGATGAGCATGTGGTGCTTGCAGAACTCGAGGGTGAGGCGCTGCACCAGCGAGCCGTCGAAGCCGCCCTCGAGGCCCTTGATGAGGTCGATGCGCTCAAAGGGGATCCCCGCGGCCTCGGCGACGCAGGACTGCACGCCGGCTTCGTCGGCGCCCTGCTCGATGAGCACGTCGGGCAGCTTGCGGTTGGGCGAGGCCTTGACGACGCTGAGCGCGGTGGTGAGCTTCTCGGCGTTGACCACCTGGCGGGAGAGGAGCAGCTCGGCGAGGGTGGGGTTGGCGCCGGCCTCGATGGCGGCGTCGGGGGTGTAGATCTCGCTGATAGCGGGGCCCACGGCGGGGCCGCTGGAGCCCTTCACCTGCTTCACCGCGGGGTCGTCGGCGGTGGAGGGCGCGTCCTGGCCGAAGGCGCGCTGGTTGGCGGGCATGGAGGGCAGGGGAGAGAACGAGGCCTCGGCCTCATCGACGCGGTGCTTGCGGTCGGCGGACTCCTTCTGGAGTTCCTTGGAGCTCTGGGCCTCCTTGCGGGCCTTGGGGTCGCTAACGCCCAGCTCGCTGAGGATGTCGTCGATGTTGTACTTGGCCACGGTCTCTCCCTGCGAGTCTCGATGACGGGCGGCGAATCAACGGGTCACGGGGCCGGTGCCCATGCGGGTGGGGGACTTCTTCTGGGTGTTGGGCTTGGGCTCCTCGAGTGAGAGGGTGAAGGTCTCGCCGTAGGCCTCGAAGGTGACAGTGCGGCCGCTGACGCCGGTGACGGTGAAGATGTCGATCTGGTCGCCGGTGCGGACGGTGAGGTCGTCGATGCGGGCGACGTTGCCGATGATGCCGCGGAGCTTCATGCGCTTGAGAGCGTCCACGGCCTCGGCGCGCCGGCGGTCGGCGTCGGAGAGGCCGGGCTCGATGGGGCCGGCGTCGGGGGTGACGAGGGCCTGGGGGCGCTCGCGCATGAAGGGGCTCTTGCCGAACTCGGTGAGGGTGACATCCAGGGGGTTCTGGACGCGGGCGAGGTCGGCCATTATGCGCTCATAGGAGCGGGCCTTGGCGGAGTCGTCCTCCTTGAAGTCAACGGGGACCTCGGTGAACTTGAAGCCCGAGCGCATGCCGTAGGAGCGCATGCCCCAGAGGGCGCCGATGCTGACGCTGAGGATGAGCAGCAGGACGGGAACCTGCGAGGGCATCTTGGGCTTGCGGGCGCCGGGGGCGGTGATCATGGGCGCGTCGTTGAGGTTGGAGATGTCGTTGCCGCTCACTTGGAACCTCCCTGGGCCAGCTGGGCCTCGTCCTGGAAGTAGATGCTGAGGGTGAACTCGGCCTTGAGCTCGACGCCGTCCTTGGGATTGCCCGAGATCTTCAGGTCGTGCACGCGGGTGATGCGGGGGAGCTTCTCAACGCTCGCGAGGAAGGTGAAGAAGCCGAGGAAGTCGCCGCTGACCTCGATCTCGATGGGCTGCTCCATGTAGAGCGCGGTCTGGATGGGGCGGAGCGTCTTCATTGCCGGGGCCTGCAGGTTGTACGTCTCGGCGAGGTCGGAGACCTTGCGGACGACGTCGTCGACCTCCTTGCTGGAGGGCAGGCGGGCCTCGATGACCTTGATGCTGTTCTGGATCTCGGCGTTGCTGCGCTCGAGGTCGGCGTTGCGGGCGGTCTCTTCCTGGAGCTTTACCAGGAGCTGCTCCTTGTGCTCGACCTCCAGCTTCTGGGTCTGGATTTCGTTGTTGAGGGGCTTGAAGACGAAGAAGTAGCTGGCGATGGGCATGCCGACCACGGCGGCGATGAGCAGGGCGCGGAGGTGGGTGTTCAAGGGTTGTTCTCCTGCTTGGGAGTGGCGTCGGTGATGGTGGGGCCGGCCTTGGCGTCGGGCGTGGTGCTGCCCTTCTGCAGCTGCGCGCTTCGGGCGGCCTTGAGGCTGGTCAGGCTGTCGGCGAGGACCTGCGAGTTGATGTCGGTCCTGATGCTTGCGGAGATCTCGAACTTGCGGAACTCCTTGTCCTTCTCCCTGGCCTCGCGGATGAAGGTGAGCTCGACCTTGTCGAGGATGGGGCTGTCCTTGAGGCTCTTGAGGAAGTCGGCGACATCGGAGTTGTTGTCGGCGCTGCCGCTGATGGTCATGGCGTAGGTGAACGTGGGGGCGGTGACCTTGGGCTTCTCGGGGGTGGGGTCGGGGGCGCCGGCGACCTTGTCGGTGAGGCTCTTGACGATGGGCTTCTTGGCGGGCGCGGCCGCGGCGGGTGCGGCGACGACGGGGTCCTTGCGGGTGCTCTTGATCACCAGCGAGTCGAGCGTGGAGGACATGGGCTTGCGGAGGGTGACCTCGCCGAGCACGGCCCAGCGGGGCACGCGGTCGATAAGGGCGGAGGTGATCTCGGCCTTCTCCATCATCTGGGCGCGCTGGCTTTCGAGGGCCTTGAGCTGCTCGATCTTCTTGCCCTCGGCGTCGAACTGCTCGTTGACGAGCATCTGGCGGGCGCGGATGTCCTTGCCCTGCTGGTTGGTGACCAGGAAGGCGCCGACCACGCCGGCCATGACCAGCATGAAAAGCGAGAGGATGAGGATGTTGACGCGGGACTCGGTCTTGCGCGCGATGTAGTCCTCGGGGAGGAAGCTGCTGTTCGCGGGCGCGACTGGGCGGAAGGGGTTGCTCATGGAGAGCTCCAGGGGGTCGGGGACATTCGTGGGTTAGAGGTCGGTGGGGGAGAGGCAGAGGCCGAGGGTGACGGCCCAGCCGGGCTGGGGCTGCTTGAGGTCAACGCCGAGCGCCGGCTCACTGCCGGTGCGGGCGACGCGGGCGAGGGGGTCGGCCATCTGCGCGGGCAGGCGGAGGGCCTTGGCAATGGCCTGGCAGAGGCCCTTGTGGCGGGCCTCGCCGCCGACGAAGATCGCGCGTTCTACGCGCTTGCCGGGAAACTGGCTCTCGTGGTAGCGGACGCACATCAGAACCTCGTCGGTGAGGCTCTCGAGGGGCTCGCTGAGGTCGGCGGCGGCGGGGGCGAAGGCGGCGCGGGGCTGGGCGGCGAGGTCGGTGGTGAAGCCGGTGGCGAGGGGCTGCAGGCCGCGTTCGTCGGAGCGCTTGAAAGGCTCGGCGTGCGCGCCCGCGCCGACGAGCGCGGGAGCGGGTGCCGCGACGGTGGCGGGGCGGTGGATGGTGCGGACGAGCTCGTCGGCCTCCATGCGGCGGCGGCCGGCCTCCGCGAGGTCGCACTTGAGCTGCTTGGCGATGGTCTCGTCGAAGTGGCGGCCGCCGAGCTGGATGGCGCGGGCGAAGGCGAGGTCCTTGCCGTGCGAGATCATGACGTTGGTGGTGGCGTTGCCGATGTCGAGGTAGAGGGTGTTGATGGCGGAGTCGGTCTCGCGCTTGTGGACATGATCGAAGGTGCGGAGCACGGCGGCGAACTCGCTGTGCATGCCGACGGGCTGGAGCTTGCAGGCGGCGATCGCGCCCATGAGCTGCTGCACGAGCTCGAAGGAGACGGCGGTGACGATGACCTCGGCCTTGCCGGGGCGGTCGGGCGCGGGGACTTCGGTGAAGCGGTGCACGATCGTCGCGGGGTCCAGGTTGAAGGCGCCAGGGAGCGCGGCGTTCACGAGCGCGGCCGTGGACTGGCCCTCGACGCGCTGCAGCGAGAGGTGCTTGCAGTGGATGGCCCAGGCGGGGATGGCGCACACGGCGCGCTTGCCCTTGAAGCCGCCGGAGCGGAGGAGGCGCGGGAGGCCTTCGAGCTGGAACTTGAGGCGGCGGGACTGGTCGCGGAGGAGGTCGAGGGGTGTTTCGAGGCAGGCCGCGGCGACGAGCGAGGGGGGCTCGCCCTGCTGCACCTGGAGGATCTTGAGGGCGGCGGTGCCGAACTCGATGGCGATGGGGAGGGCGTGGGTGGTGTTGATGCCGAGCGTCTCGCCCACGGAGGAGGAGAGGACGTTGCCCAGCTTGGAGAGCGAGCTGAACTTGGGGACGTTGAACGCCATCGGCGGGCAAGCTCCACACGGGGCAGGACAGGCAGGTCGGGGGCAGCATGTGCCCGCCGGCGCGCGTGTTCGCGGCAGGAGGTGCATCGGCCAGCGGGGTGCGGGTGTTCAGCGTGTCAGGGTCGAGTGCAGATTGCCCAGGCGTCGCGGGCGTGCGGGGCGGCGCAGGCGGTACACGCGGCGTGTCAGGCGTGTCAGACGCCTTTGAGCACAGACCCGATAACGCTCGTGAGCGTGCTCAGCGCCTCGCGCATGCGCCAGGTCTGGTTCGGCCGGTCGCCGGTGGTGTTGCTGATGACGCGGAGCTCGGCGAAGGGAACGCTGAGGCGCTCGGCGACGAGGGCGACGGCGGCGCCCTCCATGGCCTCGGCGAGGGCGCCGGTGCGGGTGCTGACGGCGCGGGCGAGGGTGTCGGTGCCGGAGCAGGTGGAGACGGTGGCGATGGGGCCGGTGTGGGTGCAGTGGGGGCGGAGAGCTTCGAGGGCGCGGGGGTCGGTGGGGATGTGGAGGCCGTGGGGGGAGGGGGCGAAGCCCAGGGCGGTGAGGTCGTCGAAGCCGGTGGGGGTGGCGACGCCCTCGTCGGCGAGGATGGAGTGGGTAGCGGCGATGGTGGCGAGGAGCGGGAGGTGGCCGTAGGTGCCGGCGATGCCGGTGCTGAGGACGAGCTTGTGGGAAGCGTTGAGGACGCGGGCGACGGCGCCCGCGGCGGGGGCCTTGCCCACGCCGGTGATGACGAGGTCGGTGGTGGCGGTCAGCGGGATCAACTGCCATTGGGGCAGCGGGTCGGGCGCATGCATCGGAGTTGCGGCAATGACGGCGCGGGCTTCGATGTCCGCGGCGACCGCGATCAGGAGTTTCCCGCCCTGGATGAGCTCGGCGAGCGGCATGGGGGCATGCTACGCGGCGGAGCGCTCGGCGTGGCTGGCGGGCGCGAGCGTCACCTCGCCGGCGTGCAACTGGCGGCGGGCCTCGTCGAACTGGCGCTCGGCCTGGACGAAGGCGTCGACCACGAGGGGGTCGAGGTGTGAGCCGCGGGAGTCGCGGATGAGGGCCGCGGCCTCGGCGTGGGAGAGCGAGGGCTTGTACACGCGGGCGGAAGTGAGGGCGTCGTAGACATCGGCGAGTGCGACGATGCGGGCGGCCAAGGGGATCTGCTCGCCTTCAAGGCGATAGGGATAGCCGCGCCCGTCGTAGCGCTCGTGGTGGGAGAGGGCGACCTGGATGCCCATGTTGATGAGGTCGTCGTCGCCCACGCGCTGGCGGATGGCGGCGAGGGTGTCGGCACCGATGATGGGGTGGAGCTCCATCAGGCGGCGCTCCTCGGGGGTGAAGGGCCCGGGTTTGAGGAGGATGGCGTCGGGGATGCCGACCTTGCCGATGTCGTGCATCGAGCTGGCGAGCTTGAGGCGCTCGATCCAGGGGCGGTCGATCTCGGGGTGCACGCCCAGGAGGTGCTCGGCGAGGATCTCGCTGTACTGGCAGATGCGCTCGAGGTGACGGCCGGTATCGGAATCGCGCGAGTCGGCGAGCTTGGCGAGGCCGAAGATGACGCCGTTGCGGATGGCGAGACCCTGCTGTGTGCGGCGCTCGACCTCGTGCTCGAGGCGTTCGTTGGCGCGCTCCAGGATGCTGTCGTAACGGCGGACGAGCATGATGGAGCCGAGCAGCGTGACGCCCAGCACGCAGAGGCCCGCGGCGGCGCCCCAGATCGTGAAGCCGCCCGTCAGGCGGGACTCCAGGGCGGCGATCGCCTCGGCGGACTGGTGAGCCACGATCCTGGTCTCGGCGGTGGGGTTGTACATGACGGCGACGGAGGCGTTGCCATTGAGCAGGTCGGTGTCGCCGGTGAGGATGGTGCCGGGCGTGATCCCGGCGACCGAGACCTTCTCGCCGCTGGGGTGAAGGGTGATGACCACGTCCGAGTAGTCGATGGAGCGGAGGTTGGGGTTCTTGCGGAGGCCGGGGTGGCAGACGATGTGGCCGAAGCGGTCGATGAGCACGAGGCTGGCGCCGCGGGGCATTTTGTAGGTTTCGACGAGGGATTGCGCGGCCTCCCAGCCAGTGCCCGAGTAGCGGAGCGGGCCGGCAGTGACCTTGGCAAGCTGCTCGTTGAACTGCTCGACGCCGCGGGAGACTTCTTCCATGAAGCGGTCGCGGGCGCGGGCGGAGACGTCGGCGCGGGCGAGGTGGAGGCTGGCGAGCCAGCCCAGGCCGATGACGGCGGCCTGGAGCAGGACCGTGAGCGCGATGAGGGTCGCGCGGCTGCGGATGCGCAGGGGTCCTGTCTTACGGAACGGGTGCACGCCAACAGATCGGATGGAAACTGCGCCGACTGCAGAGCGCGTGCGCGGTATGAGCGGGTCTGAATGTGTGCGCGGGGGATCGGGGCGGCGCGTGCGTCACTGGAGGGGGAAGAGGTCGCTTATGAGACGGTCGGCGGCGGGGAGCATGGCCGCGACTTCCTCGGGGGCGATTGCGGAGGGGCTGGGGATTTCGGTCATGCCGAGTTTCTTCACGAGCTCGGGGCGGATGGGGGTGTTGCGGGCGTCGCTGGTGGCGAGCATCTCCTCGACCTCTGCGGAGAGGAGGTAATCGGCGAGGCGGGTGGCCTCGTTGGGGTGCTGGTTGCCGCGGATCTTGGCAACGGTGTTGGGGATGACGAGGGGGCCGTGGCTGGGGAGGCCGGTGATTTTGATGCCGGGCTTGTCGGGGACCTCGAAGGCGAGCTCGACGGGCCAGTTCTCGCGCTTGCCCGCGTAGATGTCGTCGGAGTCGGTGAGGCCGATGACGATCTCGCCGGTGGAGAGGGCCTGCACCACGGCGGAGTTGCCGTCGTAGAGCTTGAGGCCGTTGTCCTTGAGGGCCTGGAGCCACTCGCGGACGGTCTTCTCGTCGGACTGGGCGAGCAGCGCGGCGATGAAGGTGCGGGTGGTGCCGAACTGGGGGCGGGCCATGCCGACCTTGCCGGAGAACTGGGGCTTGGTGAGGTCGCGGAGCTTGGTGGGGGCGGTCTGCTTGGTGTAGCGGTTGGTGTTGTAACCGATGACGCGGGCGCGCTGGGCGAAGCCGTACCACATCTTGTCCGTGGGACGGAGGTGGGCGGGCCAGCCGCCCTTGATCTCGGCCTCCTGGCGCGAGACGTAGGGGTCGAGCAGGCCGGACTTGGCGAGGGTGATGGTGCCGGAGGCCTCGTTGCTCCACCAGAGGTCGGCGCGGGGCTTGGCGCGCTCGTTGATGAGACGCTGGACGAGGCCGGTGGTTTTGGTTGCTTCGGTGTCGCCCTGGACCTCGACCTTGATGCCGGTCTGCTGCTCGAAGCGGGCGATGACGGGGTTGTAGATGTTGGGGTCGGCGGAGGTGTAGAGGACGACGCTGGTGGGGATGTCGGCCTGGTTGTTCTCGGAGCCGCGGCGCCAGAGGACGGCGACGGCGATGAGCATGCAGAAGCCGGAGACGGCGAGGAGGCCGCCGGCGATCTTCCATTGCGTCTCGCGGGGGAGTGCCCGCCAGCGGTCGCGCCCGTCGGCGAGCTTGTGGGCGGCGCTGCGCTTGAAGTTGAACCACCGGTCGCTCATGAGGGGAAGCTTACAGGAGATAGGACTCAGAGGAGGTCATAGGAGCCATAGGAAGCCGGAGGGAAGGCCGTGACTATCGTGGATCATGCGTTTCGTGTTCCTGGGAACGGGTACGTCCTCTGGCATCCCTGCGATCGGGTGCGAGTGCGCGACGTGCACGAGCGCGGACCCCCGGGACAACCGGCTGCGGACGTGCGCGGCCGTGGAGTGGACGGACGCGAAGGGGCAGGAGCGGGTGGTGCTGCTGGACTGCGGTCCAGACCTGCGGCAGCAGGCGCTGCGGCGGGGGATGAAGCGGTGCGACGCCATCCTGTTCACGCACAACCACGTGGATCACGTGTTCGGGCTGGACGAGGTGCGGCGGTTCAACGTGCTGCAGCACGGGCCGATCGATATCTATGCCGAGCCGCACACGCTGGAGCACCTGCAGCGGGTTTACAAGCACATCTTCGAGGCGCACCGGAACGTGAACGACTCGTTCGTGGCGACGCTGCTTGCGCACCGGATCGACGAGTCGACGGTGGCGGGCGGGCGGGGGATCGATGTGTTCGGGCTGCGGGTCACGCCGATCCGGCTGCTGCATGGCAAGCTGCCGGTGCTGGGGTTCCGCATTGATCCTCCCGCGGGGGTTGAGAGCTCCGTGTTTCCGCTGGCGTACTGCACGGATGTGTCGGGGATCCCGCCGGAGAGCTGGGCGCGGCTGGAGGGTGTGAAGACGCTGGTCCTTGATGCGCTGCGGCACCGGCACCACCCCACGCACTTCACGGTGGGGCAGGCGGTAGGCGTGGCGCACCGCGTCGGTGCGGAGCGGACGTGGTTCATCCACATGACGCACGACCTCAAGCACGCGGAGACGGACGCGGAGCTGCCGGAGGGGGTCTCGTTGGCGTGGGATGGGTTGGTGCTGGAGTGAACGGGCGTCCAGCGGGAAGACCCTCGCTTGCGCTTCGGGCTCGTTAGTCGTGCTTGGGTTGCTTCTCGTGGCGCGGGGCTTCGCGCTCGCCCTTGGGGCGGCCTTCGCGGGAGTGGGAGAGGTCGAGGCGGCCGGCGGGGGGTTTCTTCATATCGCGCTCGGCCTGGAGGCCAGCGGGGCCCTTGGCGATGGTGATGCCGCCGTCCACTTTGTAGAGCGAGCCGGTGACGTAGCTCGCCTCGTCGCTGGCGAGGAAGGCGTAGACGTTGGCGACTTCTTCGGGCGTGCCGCGCCGGCCGAGGAGGGTGGAGGCGATGGCCATCTTCTCGGTCTTGAGGTCCATGGGGCCGGATTCGCGGTGAGTCCAGGAGGTGTCGATGGGGCCGGGGCAGACGCAGTTGACGCGGACGCCGTGCTTGGCCTGCTCGGCGGCAAGGCTCTTGGCG includes the following:
- the yidD gene encoding membrane protein insertion efficiency factor YidD, whose protein sequence is MGCPGCQKEASPPGVDLPGRASVWSIPFELLIRLYQITLSRFLGGQCRYWPTCSHYGLKAYRSHGVVRGTWLTARRVLRCHPFAKGGYDPVPPVSGD
- the mqnB gene encoding futalosine hydrolase → MPLAELIQGGKLLIAVAADIEARAVIAATPMHAPDPLPQWQLIPLTATTDLVITGVGKAPAAGAVARVLNASHKLVLSTGIAGTYGHLPLLATIAATHSILADEGVATPTGFDDLTALGFAPSPHGLHIPTDPRALEALRPHCTHTGPIATVSTCSGTDTLARAVSTRTGALAEAMEGAAVALVAERLSVPFAELRVISNTTGDRPNQTWRMREALSTLTSVIGSVLKGV
- a CDS encoding PilN domain-containing protein, whose protein sequence is MSNPFRPVAPANSSFLPEDYIARKTESRVNILILSLFMLVMAGVVGAFLVTNQQGKDIRARQMLVNEQFDAEGKKIEQLKALESQRAQMMEKAEITSALIDRVPRWAVLGEVTLRKPMSSTLDSLVIKSTRKDPVVAAPAAAAPAKKPIVKSLTDKVAGAPDPTPEKPKVTAPTFTYAMTISGSADNNSDVADFLKSLKDSPILDKVELTFIREAREKDKEFRKFEISASIRTDINSQVLADSLTSLKAARSAQLQKGSTTPDAKAGPTITDATPKQENNP
- a CDS encoding TetR/AcrR family transcriptional regulator, translating into MSRLPAEKRREQLLDCAADLFAKSGYARATTAELAKAAGVTEPIIYRHFNSKRDLFIALIERTAKATLDHWEQRLADASDPAERLRRLIGDNPMVSSEGAAPYRVLLQAITEVNDPEINKAVSDHFKNLHAFLARELKRAQDERKVMRVFSADLIAWTLIHVGLGYGVLVAMGVPGAGEDAEGHHVQGMLERLIVGRHED
- the rnpA gene encoding ribonuclease P protein component produces the protein MIVALRFGVAQTFPRSRRLTHDNEYAAVYGARVKRTLGPLTMFTLPNALPHPRLGLSIRKFGLATTRNRLKRHLREAFRLAQGELPRHEGGSYDLVVTARDHEELPLEEYRRLLVDLGGSLDREWRRRRG
- the pilM gene encoding pilus assembly protein PilM — protein: MAFNVPKFSSLSKLGNVLSSSVGETLGINTTHALPIAIEFGTAALKILQVQQGEPPSLVAAACLETPLDLLRDQSRRLKFQLEGLPRLLRSGGFKGKRAVCAIPAWAIHCKHLSLQRVEGQSTAALVNAALPGAFNLDPATIVHRFTEVPAPDRPGKAEVIVTAVSFELVQQLMGAIAACKLQPVGMHSEFAAVLRTFDHVHKRETDSAINTLYLDIGNATTNVMISHGKDLAFARAIQLGGRHFDETIAKQLKCDLAEAGRRRMEADELVRTIHRPATVAAPAPALVGAGAHAEPFKRSDERGLQPLATGFTTDLAAQPRAAFAPAAADLSEPLESLTDEVLMCVRYHESQFPGKRVERAIFVGGEARHKGLCQAIAKALRLPAQMADPLARVARTGSEPALGVDLKQPQPGWAVTLGLCLSPTDL
- the pilO gene encoding type 4a pilus biogenesis protein PilO — translated: MNTHLRALLIAAVVGMPIASYFFVFKPLNNEIQTQKLEVEHKEQLLVKLQEETARNADLERSNAEIQNSIKVIEARLPSSKEVDDVVRKVSDLAETYNLQAPAMKTLRPIQTALYMEQPIEIEVSGDFLGFFTFLASVEKLPRITRVHDLKISGNPKDGVELKAEFTLSIYFQDEAQLAQGGSK
- a CDS encoding ATPase, T2SS/T4P/T4SS family, with the protein product MAKYNIDDILSELGVSDPKARKEAQSSKELQKESADRKHRVDEAEASFSPLPSMPANQRAFGQDAPSTADDPAVKQVKGSSGPAVGPAISEIYTPDAAIEAGANPTLAELLLSRQVVNAEKLTTALSVVKASPNRKLPDVLIEQGADEAGVQSCVAEAAGIPFERIDLIKGLEGGFDGSLVQRLTLEFCKHHMLIPLRTEGSRVIIGTTQADNVFLLDEVRKALGTTGVKIVLVPAFDLKGAFEILGGGKNDEPTDDVNQILSEVSENDVQVEKKSQDEVDLEKIAGESPVIRFANYIIQTAVKEGASDIHIEPAEKKLKVRFRIDGELFEMMNPPVSMGPAIVSRLKIMANLDIAERRLPQDGRIRCTVANRKLDLRMSTLPTGYGEKVVMRILDTRSINVELENLGFDENTYTIWKKQVDAPHGIVLVTGPTGSGKTTTLYASLRQLDKNSMNVCTVEDPIEYHLDGITQTQMHEKIGMTFATALRSLLRQDPDVIMLGEIRDHETAHIAVQAALTGHLVLSTLHTNDAPSSITRLVNIGLEPFLVGAAVNAVLAQRLIRRLCTHCKHLTKPTEEMADFLAMHSFDADEVWSPKGCDRCRNCGYSGRVGIYELLTVDDQLRDIIARNPNVAEFRRLCIERGMVTLRADGMRKVAKGLTTVSEVLRVTEAVH